CCGGCCAGGCCGACACCAAGCAGCGCAAGGTGGAAATCTGCGCGCGGGCCTACAAGATCCTGACCGAAGTGGTCGGCCTGCCGCCCGAGGATATCATTTTCGATCCCAATGTGTTTGCCATCGCCACCGGCATCGACGAGCACAATAATTACGGCGTCGATTTCATCGAGGCCACCAAGGAGATCACCGAGACCTTGCCGCATGTGCATATTTCGGGCGGCATCTCCAACCTCTCCTTCTCGTTCCGGGGCAACGAGCCGGTGCGCGAGGCCATGCATGCCGTGTTCCTCTATTATGCCATCCAGAACGGCATGGACATGGGCATCGTCAATGCCGGGCAATTGGCGGTCTATGAAAGCATCGACCCGGAACTGCGCGACGCCTGCGAGGACGTGATCCTCAACCGCCGTACCGATTCGACGGACCGCATGCTGGAGCTGGCCGAACGCTACAAGGGCCAGGGCGGCGGTGGCGGCAAGGTCAAAGACCTGTCCTGGCGCGAATTGCCGGTCGGCGAGCGCATCAGTCATGCGCTGGTCAACGGCATTACCGAATATATCGAGGCCGATACCGAAGAGGCGCGCCAGAGCGCCGAGCGGCCGCTGCACGTGATCGAAGGTCCGCTGATGGCCGGCATGAATATTGTCGGCGACCTGTTCGGCGCGGGCAAGATGTTCCTGCCCCAGGTGGTGAAATCCGCCCGGGTAATGAAGCAGGCCGTGGCCTATCTGATGCCGTTCATGGAAGCAGAAAAGCTCGCCGGCGGCGATACCAGCGGCCGCCAGAGCGCCGGCAAGGTGCTGATGGCGACGGTCAAGGGCGACGTGCACGATATCGGCAAGAATATCGTGGGCGTCGTGCTCGCCTGCAACAATTACGAAATCGTCGATCTGGGCGTCATGGTGCCGAGCCAGAAGATTCTGGAGACAGCCAGGGCCGAGAATGTCGACATTATCGGCCTGTCCGGGCTGATTACCCCCTCGCTGGACGAGATGGCGCATGTCGCCGCGGAAATGGAGCGCGAAGGTTTCGACATTCCGCTGCTGATCGGCGGCGCCACGACCAGCCGCGTCCACACGGCGGTGAAAATCCATCCGCGCTATGAGCGCGGCCAGGCCGTGCACGTCAACGATGCCAGCCGCGCTGTCGGCGTGGTGTCGAACCTGCTCTCGGACGACACCAAGGTGACTTTCATCGAGCAGGTGCGGGCCGAATATGCCAAGGCCACCGCCGCGCATGAGCGGGCCGAGCGGGAGAAAAAGCGCCTGCCGCTGGAGGCTGCGCGCCAGAATGCCTTCCGGCCGGACTGGGCCAGCTATACGCCGCCGGTCCCGAGCTTTCTGGGCACCCGCACCTTCACCGATTTCGATCTTGGCGAACTGGCCCCCTATATCGACTGGACGCCATTCTTCCAGACCTGGGAGCTCCGGGGCCGTTACCCCGCCATTCTCGAGGACGAGAAGCAGGGCGAGGCGGCGCGGGCGCTTTGGGCCGATGCCCAGAAAATGCTGGAGCAGGTCATTGCCGAAAAATGGTTCGTGCCCAAGGCGGTGATCGGCTTCTGGCCGGCCAATGCGGTGGGCGACGATGTGCGCCTGTTCACCGGCGAGGACCGGAGCGAGGAACTGGCGACGCTCTACACCCTGCGCCAGCAGCTTTCGCGGCGCGAAGGCAAGCCGAACATGGCCTTGAGCGATTTCGTCGCCCCTCTCGACAGCGGCAAGCCCGATTATCTCGGCGGCTTCGTGGTGACGGCGGGCATCGAGGAAGTGGCCATTGCCGAGCGGTTCGAGCGGGCCAATGACGATTATTCGTCCATTCTGGTCAAGGCGCTGGCCGACCGCTATGCGGAAACGCTGGCCGAATTCATGCATTTGCGGGTCCGCCGGGAATTCTGGGGCTATGCCCCCGACGAGGACCTGACGCCCGAAGACGTCATCCTGGAAAAATATCGCGGCATCCGCCCGGCGCCGGGCTATCCGGCGCAGCCGGACCATACCGAGAAAACCACGCTGTTCCGGCTGCTGGACGCCGAAAACTCCGTGGGCGTCGCCCTGACGGAAAGCTATGCCATGTGGCCCGGATCATCGGTGTCCGGCCTCTATTTAAGCCATCCCGATTCCTATTATTTCGGCGTGGCCAAGGTGGAGCGCGACCAGGTGCTGGATTATGCGCAGCGCAAGAACATGGCGGTGGAGGACGTCGAGCGCTGGCTGGGCCCGATCCTGAATTACATTCCGGGCAAGGTGGCGGCGGCGTGAGCGCCGCGCTTGCCGAAATCCCCCTCATCCGCTCTTCGGGCGCCTTCGCCCATAAGGGGAGAAGGCCGGGCCGGCGTCGCAGCGCGACACGGTGAGGGCATGACCCGTCTCGATCCCATTCCCGTCACCCTCATCACCGCGAAAGGCCATCTCACGCCTGTGGACGGCGACACCGCGCTGATCCGGCTGCCGGCCAATTCCGGCCATGGCCATGCCGATGGCGAGGTCTGCATGGCCTGCGCGGCGCAGACCGATATACGGGCGCTGCTCCATAATCTGCTGGAAGAGCAAAAGCGCGGCATGCGGCCGGCATTCAGGCGGGTCGTGGTGGATGCCAGCGCCGTGACGGATCAGGACAGGGTGGTGGCGGCGCTGACCGGAAAACTCCCGGCACAGGCGCTGCGGGATCACAGCGTGGCTCGGAGGTTCTATCTGGCGGGATAATCTCCCTTACCTCTCCCCCAAGGGAGAGGAAAGAAGGGGCTATTCCAAAAACCGCACCAATGGCGTATCGGCGCGCAGATAGAGCGGATGCCTGGGGGAGCCGTCGGCATTGGTGCCGAAGCACCAGAGGTCATGTCCATCGGCGCGCAGGGCATTGACGATTTCGCGCCCCGCCGGCGCCAGCGCCTTGTTGAGCCGGCCATGGCACAACACCACCTTGGCCGCGCCCGCCGCCGCGTCGCGGATGGCCGGGATATTGGCTGGCGACACCGCCACGATGCCGGGCTGCACCAGCATTTTGGGCATGGTGGCGCGGTAATCGCCGACATTGCATTTGACCATGCCGGAAAAGCCCTCGCGCCGGGCAAAGGTCCATTCGCGGGCGCAGGTGGGATCATCGACATTGGCGTCGGCGGTGGAGGGGTTCATGCCGATGAAGAGGATGTAGCGTTCGGGGAAGGCATCGCCCAGCCAGCGGCGCATGACCTGGCGATAGCGGCCATCCTCGCTCATCACCACATCGCCGTGAACGCCCTCGGCCAGGCGCAGGCGCACCTTGCCGCCGGGATCGTGAAACGCCGAATTCATGCCGTGAGATCGTCCGGCGGGGCCAGGCCATTGATCAGGCTGGCGGTGGTGATCGTATTGGCCAGCAGGCAGGCAATGGTCATCGGCCCGACCCCGCCCGGCACCGGGGTGATGGCAGCGGCGATTGCGGCGGCGGCGGCCGTGTCCACATCGCCGACCAGCCGGGTCTTGCCTTCGCCCCTTTCGGGGGCCGGCACGCGATTGATGCCCACATCGATGACCACGGCGCCCGGCTTGATCCAGTCGCCCTTGATCATTTGCGGGCGGCCGACGGCGGCGACGACGATATCGGCCTGGCGCACGACAGCGGCGAGGTCGCGGGTACGGGAATGGGCGACGGTGACGGTGCAATTATCGCGCAGCAGCAATTGCATCATCGGCTTGCCGACGAGATTGGAGCGGCCGACGATCACCGCGCTCTTGCCTTCCAAGCTCCCCAATTGGTCGCGCAGCAGCATCAGGCAACCCAGCGGCGTGCACGAAACCGGGCCCGGCAGGCCGATCTGCACCTTGCCGACATTGGCGGGGGTGAAGCAATCCACGTCCTTGGCCGGATCGATGGCTTCGATGACCTTGTTGGGGTCGATATGGCGGGGAAGCGGCAATTGCACGAGAATGCCATGCACTTGCAGGTCGGCATTGAGCTGCCGGATCAGCGCTAGCAGCTCGGCCTCCTGGATATCGGCCGGCAATTCGTGCTTGTACGAATTCATGCCGACTTCGGCGGTTTGCTTCGCCTTGTTCGAGACATAGACCTGGCTGGCCGGGTCCTCGCCGACAATGATCACGGCGAGGCCGGGGGTGATGCCGTGCTCGCGCTGCAACCGCTCGACATGGCCGGCGATGCGACCGCGCAGACTTTCGGCAAATAGCTTTCCGTCGATGATTTTTGCGGTCATATCGGCCTCGTTCTGCTTGAATGGAGGCGCGGGAGAGCCTTCCCGCGTTTCGGCTTCGACATAAGGGATGCGCGATGATCCGTCCATGGTTATGGCTGCCGCTGGCAGCGCTTTCACTGAGCCCGGCCCTGGCGCAGGAGAGCTCGCTGCAAAAACAGGCGCAAAAACTCCATGCGCTGGCCGGCGGGGAATATTGCGCGCCGGTCGAAGGCGGATATGTGCCGGACGACGCCTATTCCGAATGGACCTTCAGCTACCAGCCGGACTGGGGCGACGATGCGCCGGAGGTAGAGGTGACGCTGATCCGCATCTTCTGCGGCGCCGGCGCATATAATCTGCAACACGCCTATTACATCCAGCGGCAATATGAGGGGCTGACGCCCCTGCCCTTCGCCGCGCCGAGCGTCGAGGCGCATTATGCGGAGGGCGACGATATCGACAGCGGCCTGGAAAGCCTCGCCGTCACCGGGATGAAAGCCGACCTGATCCTGGTCAATTCCGAGTTCGATCCCGAAACGCGCACCATCACCGCCCATGCGCTGTGGCGCGGCATCGGTGATGCCAGCTCGACCGGCATCTGGCAATTCAAGGACGGCGATTTCGTGCTGGTGCGTTACGAGGTGGATGCCAGCTATGACGGCGAGGTCAATCCCGAACTTGTCTATGAGGCGCCATAGGAGGCGATCTTGGCGGAACAGAAGACCCGGCCCCATAGCGGCGATGTGGGCGAATTCCTTGCCGGCCTCGACGCGGCCAAGCGGGCCGACAGCGACACGCTGATCGGCCTGATGCAGGACATTTCCGGCGAACAGCCGGTGCTCTGGGGCACGATGATCGGCTTTGGGCACTATCATTACCAATATGAATCGGGCCATGCGGGCGAGGCCTTCCGCATCGGCTTCGCGCCGCGCAAGGGCGAATTCAGCCTTTATGTGCTGACCGCCTATGCCGGCGCCGAACAGGCGCGCGAAACTGAACTGCTCGCTCGGCTGGGCAAGCACCGGCGGGGAAAATCCTGCCTCTATGTGCGCAAGCTGGCCGATATCGATCCGGCGGTCTTGCGGGCGCTGGTGGACGAAGCCTGGCGCTTCATGGAACGGCGCTATCCGGCAAAGTGAAGGCCGCCACGGCATTACTGCCGGGCGGCCTCTATGGGAGCGATCCACCGCGCTGTTGAGGGCTTGGGGGACAAGCGGCGAACCGCCTCCCGCTCACCGGATGCATGGGTCGCTTGCCTTGCCGATGAACTGACCCGAAGATGGCGGTCAATTGCGGCAATAAAAGAGCGGGTCACCGAGTTGTGAAAGCCACCGGGCCGGTCACAGCCCGCGTTGAGAAGGCGACATGCGGCCTCTATAATAGGGGCGTAGAGCAGAGACGATTCCAGCCATAGCGGCCCGACCCGCGGGACCGCGCCAGGGGACACGATGACCACCCTCACACCGCCGCGCCTCGACAAGCAATCCTTCACCGATCCGGCTGCGGCCTGGGCCCATATCGCCGATATCTATCACCGCAATTGCGGCTTCATCCGCCAGCATCTCGAAGGGCTGACCGCCGGCCGGGTGCCCGAGGGAAGGGTGCGGGCCTTCTATCCGCAGGTGGAAGTGCGCTCGACCAGCTATTCCAAGCATGAGAGCACCCTGCCCTATGGCTATCTGCATACGCCGGGGCTCTATCGCACCACGGTGACCGCCCCGGACCTGTTCAAGGGCTATTTGCAGGAACAGTTCGCGGTCATCCTCAAGAACCATGGCGGCACCATCGATGTCGGCGAGTCGGAAACCCCGATCCCGCTGCATTTCGCACTGGGCCCACGCGAGAATCTGGATGGGGAGACCATCAACGCGCTGGATATTCCGCTGCGCGACCTGTTCGACGTGCCGGACCTGGCCAATACCGACGACGAGATCGCCAATGGCACCTATGTGCCGCCGCGCGGCGGGCCCTATCCGCTATCCGCTTTCACGGGGCCGCGCGTCGATTATTCGCTGTTCCGGCTGGCCCATTACACCGGCACCGATGCCGAGCATTTCCAGAACTTCGTCATCTTCACCAATTACCAATTCTATATCGACGAATTCTGCCGCATCGCCAAAGGCTGGATGAGCGAGAAGCATCCGCATTACCAGCGCTTCATCGAGCCAGGCAATGTGGCGACCGACAATATGCTGATCGGCGGCGGCGTCACCGGCACCCCGCCGCCCCGGACGCCGCAAATGCCCGCCTATCACCTGGTCGGCGAGCGGGGCCGGGGCATCACCATGGTCAATATCGGCGTCGGTCCTTCCAACGCCAAGACCATCACCGACCATATCGCGGTGCTGCGGCCGCATGCCTGGATCATGCTCGGCCATTGCGCCGGCCTTCGAAACAGCCAGGAACTGGGCGATTACGTGCTGGCCCATGCCTATGTGCGCGAGGATCACGTGCTCGACGCCGACCTGCCGCTCTCGGTGCCCATTCCGGCTCTCGCCGAAGTGCAGGTGGCGCTGGAACAGGCGGTCGAGGAAATCACCCAGACCGCCGGGGTCGAAACCAAGAAGATCATGCGCACCGGCACGGTGGCGACCTTCGACAACCGCAATTGGGAATTGTGGGACCAAGCGGAAATCGTCCGGCAATTGAGCCAGTCGCGCGCCGTGGCGCTGGACATGGAAAGCGCCACCATCGCCGCCAACGGCTTCCGCTTCCGCGTGCCCTATGGCACCCTGCTCTGCGTGTCCGACAAGCCGCTGCATGGCGAGTTGAAGCTGCCGGGCATGGCCTCGGACTTCTATCGCACTCAGGTGAACCGGCATTTGCAGGTGGGATTGCGGGCAATGGAAATCCTGCGCGACGAGCCGGCGGAACGCCTGCATTCGCGCAAATTGCGCAGCTTCGCGGAGACGGCGTTTCAGTAGGCGGAGGCGATGGCGGTCGTTTCGCCGATTGGACGGGCCCTCCTCTCAAGAGGGAGAGAGCTAAGGGCCTTGATGCTGGAAAACTCCGGCGCCTCCTAGACCTCATGGTGAACTTGTCGAACCACGAGGTCGGATGACACCGGGGCCGCGACCTCGTCCTTCGACACGCTCAGGATGAGGTCTGTGGGGCAAGGATGCGGTCCCGAAAGTGGGCGGCAGCCTTGTTGTGCTCGCGTCGTCGTGGCCCCGATAAAGCAGTGGAGGCCGGAGCCGGCCTCCACTTTTTCGCTCAATCGCGGTCGAGCAGCGTCCGCCAGATGATGGCGCCCAAAGCGGCGCCGGCCAGCGGGGCGAGGATGAACAGCCAGACCTGACCCAGGGCGCCATTATCCGCGAAGATGGCGGCGGCGATGGAGCGGGCCGGATTGACCGAAGTATTGCTGACCGGGATCGAGATCAGGTGGATCAGCGTCAGGCCGAGGCCGATGGCGATCGGCGCGAAGCCGGTCGGCGCATTGCCATGGGTCGACCCCAGAATGATCAGCAGGAAAAAGGCGGTGAGCACCACTTCGGCCACCAGCACCGAAACCAGCCCATAGCCCTGCGGCGAGAGCGCGTCATAGCCGTTGGAGGCGAAGCCGCCGGCGGTGAAGTCGGCAACGCCCGAGGCGATGACGAAGAGCACGGCGGCCCCCAGAATGCCCCCGACGACCTGCGCTGCCCAATAGGGCAACAGATCCTTGTACGCAAACCGCCCGGCAATCGCCATGCCGAGCGAAACGGCCGGATTGAAATGGCCGCCCGAAATATGCCCCACGGCATAGGCCATGGTGAGCACGGTGAGGCCGAAGGCCAAGGCGACGCCGGCATAGCCGATACCCAGTTCAGGAATGCCGGCGGCAAGAACGGCTGCCCCGCAGCCGCCGAATACCAACCAGAACGTGCCGAATGCTTCGGCCGACAGGCGTTTGATCATGTCAAAAATTCCCCAAGCGAATGATTCTCGCGCGAATATTGTAGCGAGCGGAAAATTTTCGCCTAGCGGAGATGTATTGGAGCGAGAATTACGCGCCGGGCGGCGCAGTAATAGTCAGGCAGGACGCGGCTGGGGCACCTGCTCCAGCCGCAGCGTTTTTCGGCGGGCCATGCCGATCAGGCCCCGCCTGGACGGTCTCGGGCTCAGCGGCCCTTGACCACCGAATAGCCGGCATATTTGGCCGAGGAACCCAGCTGTTCCTCGATGCGGATCAGCTGGTTGTACTTGGCCATGCGATCCGAACGACTTAGCGAGCCGGTCTTGATCTGACCGCAATTGAGCGCGACGGCGAGGTCGGCAATGGTGGAATCCTCGGTTTCGCCGGACCGGTGCGACATCACCGAAGTATAGCCGGCCCGGTGGGCGCTATCGACGGCGTCGAGCGTTTCGGAGAGCGAGCCGATCTGGTTGACCTTGACCAGGATCGAGTTGGCGACGCCCATCTTGATGCCGGATACCAGGCGCTTGGTATTGGTGACGAAAAGATCGTCGCCGACCAGTTGCACCTTGTCGCCGATGGCCTCGGTCAGCGCCTTCCAGCCATCCCAATCGTCCTCGGCCATGCCGTCTTCGATGGAGATGATCGGATAGCGGGAGACCAGGTCCGCGAGGAAGCGCACATTTTCGTCGGAGGACAGCGACTTGCCCTCGCCCACCATCTCGTATTTGCCGTTCTTGTAATATTCGGTGGCGGCGCAATCGAGGCCGAGGAACACGTCCTCGCCCGGCTTGTAACCGGCCTTCTCGATGGAGCTCATGATGAAGCCCAGCGCGTCGTCCGCCGATTTCAGGTCCGGCGCGAAGCCGCCTTCGTCGCCCACATTGGTATTGTGGCCTTCAGCGGACAGCCCCTTCTTGAGGGTGTGGAAGATTTCCGAACCGATGCGGACGGCGTCGGCGAGCGACTTGGCGCCGGCGGGCATGATCATGAATTCCTGCATGTCGATCGGGTTGTCCGCATGCTCGCCGCCATTGATGATGTTCATCATCGGCACCGGCAGCACATGGGCATTGGGGCCGCCGACATAGCGGTAAAGCGGCAATTCGCTCGATTCGGCGGCGGCCTTGGCCACGGCCAGCGACACGCCGAGAATGGCATTGGCGCCCAGCTTGCCCTTGTTGGCGGTGCCGTCCAGTTCGATCATCGCCTTGTCGACGCCCAGTTGATCGAGAGCGTCCATGCCCTGGATTTCGTCGGCAATGGCGCCATTGACGTTCTCGACCGCCTCGGTCACGCCCTTGCCGCTATAGAGCTTGCCGCCATCGCGCAGTTCCACAGCTTCATGGGCGCCGGTCGAGGCGCCCGAGGGAACGGCGGCGCGGCCGAAGCTGCCATCGTCCAACACCACATCGACTTCGACGGTGGGATTGCCACGGCTGTCATAGATCTGGCGGCCATGGACGTGGATGATTGAAGACATAATTGCCCTTCCCGGTCATTGTATGGGGTGTAACAGCCTGTCTAGACGCGCCGTGTGGCAGATGAAAGAGGGCAGCGACAAAAAAGCCGCACTCTCCCGGCTGAAACGTTGCCATTCAGGATTAACGGGGCCTAACATGTCGCTGCCAACCGCCCGGCTGGCATATTTCGGAGGACGACAGACGTGACCAGACCCCTCGTGAAACAGGTGGCCCATACCTGCATTTTCGCCCGCGACCTGACCGAAGTCGAGGCCTTCTATCGCGACGTCATCGGCGTGGCCCCCAAATTCGATTTCAAGCGCGGCGAGGACCGGATCGGCTTCTATCTCGATTTCGGCAATCGCACCTTTGTCGAAGTGTTTCTCAAGGGCGAATCGCGCTTCGAGGAAAACAACCAGATCAATCATCTGTGCTTCGAAACCGACGATATCGACGCCTTCATGGCCCATGCCCGCGGCCAGGGCGTCGCGGTGACCGACAAGAAGCTCGGCGTCGACCAGACCTGGCAATGCTGGCTGGCCGATCCCAGCGGAGTGAAGCTGGAAATTTTCCAGTACACCGCCGACAGCATGCAATTCGGCCCGGATGGGGCGGTTTGTCAGGTGGATTGGTAGGACGGGGCATTCCTGCAACGCCCCTTAGACCTCATGGTGAGCTTGTCGAACCATGAGGTCGCGGCCACCGGAGCTATCGACCAGTGGAGCGCGAGGCAACTATTCCTCCCGCTTATGTCCCTCGATATGCTGGTCCGCCCGGGCCTTCTCCAGCGCCTCGTTCTGCTTTTCCGCCTTGCTGCGGCCGAATTTAAGCCGATTGGCTTCGGCGCCGGCCGCTTTCTCGGCGCGCGCCTTCTGCTTGCGGAAATTGCGCAGATTGACGATTTCAGCCACGCGAATACCGCCTCGCCCGGGATGGCTCAATGCTCATCGACGATCCCGCTATAGGGCTGCAGGCGCTTTTCCAGATGCACGCTGGCAAAGGGATCGTGGCCGGATCGGCCGTTGGGCTTCAGCGCCAAGATGCGATAGCCCTGCTTTTCGTAGAAATGCACCGCCCGGACGTGATCGGCGGGGGTTTCGAGATGGATATGGGCGGCGCCTTCCAGCTCCAGCATGATTTCCATGCGCTCCAGCAGCAGCGTTCCGATGCCATGGCCCTGAATTTCGGGCATGACGAAGAGGTAGGGGATATAGTTTCGCCCGCGCTGCCGTGAGCACCAGCCGACGACCATGTCGTCGATCTCGGCCACGATGGCGTATCGCCAGGCCTCGCCGACGGCGCGGACCAGGCGGCGGCGTTCCCTCTCGCGCATGCCGTCGCGTTCGATCAGAATGGGCAGGATGCCGCTTTCCCAGGCGCGATAGGCGATATCGGCAAGACGCGGGGCATCGCTGATCCTGGCTTTGCGTATCGTGATGCCGGGCAATCTCGCCTCCTATTTGGCGCGGCGCCGCGCCGCGATGATGCCCTTTTCGAAATTGATGTTCCAGTCGATCAGG
This genomic stretch from Devosia sp. YIM 151766 harbors:
- a CDS encoding DUF1801 domain-containing protein; translated protein: MAEQKTRPHSGDVGEFLAGLDAAKRADSDTLIGLMQDISGEQPVLWGTMIGFGHYHYQYESGHAGEAFRIGFAPRKGEFSLYVLTAYAGAEQARETELLARLGKHRRGKSCLYVRKLADIDPAVLRALVDEAWRFMERRYPAK
- the eno gene encoding phosphopyruvate hydratase, with protein sequence MSSIIHVHGRQIYDSRGNPTVEVDVVLDDGSFGRAAVPSGASTGAHEAVELRDGGKLYSGKGVTEAVENVNGAIADEIQGMDALDQLGVDKAMIELDGTANKGKLGANAILGVSLAVAKAAAESSELPLYRYVGGPNAHVLPVPMMNIINGGEHADNPIDMQEFMIMPAGAKSLADAVRIGSEIFHTLKKGLSAEGHNTNVGDEGGFAPDLKSADDALGFIMSSIEKAGYKPGEDVFLGLDCAATEYYKNGKYEMVGEGKSLSSDENVRFLADLVSRYPIISIEDGMAEDDWDGWKALTEAIGDKVQLVGDDLFVTNTKRLVSGIKMGVANSILVKVNQIGSLSETLDAVDSAHRAGYTSVMSHRSGETEDSTIADLAVALNCGQIKTGSLSRSDRMAKYNQLIRIEEQLGSSAKYAGYSVVKGR
- a CDS encoding VOC family protein: MTRPLVKQVAHTCIFARDLTEVEAFYRDVIGVAPKFDFKRGEDRIGFYLDFGNRTFVEVFLKGESRFEENNQINHLCFETDDIDAFMAHARGQGVAVTDKKLGVDQTWQCWLADPSGVKLEIFQYTADSMQFGPDGAVCQVDW
- the metH gene encoding methionine synthase, giving the protein MSPSPAPISEIPVQPDWKEVRAALAKAMRDRILILDGAMGTMIQRLGLDEDNFRGERFKDWSHPLKGNNDLLVITEPQMIEDIHYAYYMAGADIVETNTFSATSVAQADYGCESAVYDINYQGVLVARRAARRAEEADGRRRFVAGAIGPTTKTSSMSTDVNNPGHRSITFDQLVTAYGEAIRGLVDAGADLLLFETVTDTLNLKAGIFAAQRLFESRGIDVPVMISGTITDLSGRTLSGQTPTAFWYSIRHAKPLTIGLNCALGADLMRDHIAELSGVADTFVCAYPNAGLPNEMGGYDETPEQMTSQLRAFASDGLLNIVGGCCGSTPDHIRAIAEMAAQYRPRQVPHAERLLRLAGLEPFTLTSEIPFVNIGERTNVTGSARFKKLITAGDYTAALDVARDQVANGAQVIDINMDEGLIDSKQVMVDYLNLVAAEPDIAKVPLMIDSSKWEVIEAGLKCVQGKALVNSISLKEGEAQFIEQAKLVKAYGAAVVVMAFDETGQADTKQRKVEICARAYKILTEVVGLPPEDIIFDPNVFAIATGIDEHNNYGVDFIEATKEITETLPHVHISGGISNLSFSFRGNEPVREAMHAVFLYYAIQNGMDMGIVNAGQLAVYESIDPELRDACEDVILNRRTDSTDRMLELAERYKGQGGGGGKVKDLSWRELPVGERISHALVNGITEYIEADTEEARQSAERPLHVIEGPLMAGMNIVGDLFGAGKMFLPQVVKSARVMKQAVAYLMPFMEAEKLAGGDTSGRQSAGKVLMATVKGDVHDIGKNIVGVVLACNNYEIVDLGVMVPSQKILETARAENVDIIGLSGLITPSLDEMAHVAAEMEREGFDIPLLIGGATTSRVHTAVKIHPRYERGQAVHVNDASRAVGVVSNLLSDDTKVTFIEQVRAEYAKATAAHERAEREKKRLPLEAARQNAFRPDWASYTPPVPSFLGTRTFTDFDLGELAPYIDWTPFFQTWELRGRYPAILEDEKQGEAARALWADAQKMLEQVIAEKWFVPKAVIGFWPANAVGDDVRLFTGEDRSEELATLYTLRQQLSRREGKPNMALSDFVAPLDSGKPDYLGGFVVTAGIEEVAIAERFERANDDYSSILVKALADRYAETLAEFMHLRVRREFWGYAPDEDLTPEDVILEKYRGIRPAPGYPAQPDHTEKTTLFRLLDAENSVGVALTESYAMWPGSSVSGLYLSHPDSYYFGVAKVERDQVLDYAQRKNMAVEDVERWLGPILNYIPGKVAAA
- a CDS encoding DUF1643 domain-containing protein — protein: MNSAFHDPGGKVRLRLAEGVHGDVVMSEDGRYRQVMRRWLGDAFPERYILFIGMNPSTADANVDDPTCAREWTFARREGFSGMVKCNVGDYRATMPKMLVQPGIVAVSPANIPAIRDAAAGAAKVVLCHGRLNKALAPAGREIVNALRADGHDLWCFGTNADGSPRHPLYLRADTPLVRFLE
- a CDS encoding AMP nucleosidase, with translation MTTLTPPRLDKQSFTDPAAAWAHIADIYHRNCGFIRQHLEGLTAGRVPEGRVRAFYPQVEVRSTSYSKHESTLPYGYLHTPGLYRTTVTAPDLFKGYLQEQFAVILKNHGGTIDVGESETPIPLHFALGPRENLDGETINALDIPLRDLFDVPDLANTDDEIANGTYVPPRGGPYPLSAFTGPRVDYSLFRLAHYTGTDAEHFQNFVIFTNYQFYIDEFCRIAKGWMSEKHPHYQRFIEPGNVATDNMLIGGGVTGTPPPRTPQMPAYHLVGERGRGITMVNIGVGPSNAKTITDHIAVLRPHAWIMLGHCAGLRNSQELGDYVLAHAYVREDHVLDADLPLSVPIPALAEVQVALEQAVEEITQTAGVETKKIMRTGTVATFDNRNWELWDQAEIVRQLSQSRAVALDMESATIAANGFRFRVPYGTLLCVSDKPLHGELKLPGMASDFYRTQVNRHLQVGLRAMEILRDEPAERLHSRKLRSFAETAFQ
- a CDS encoding DUF1176 domain-containing protein, with translation MIRPWLWLPLAALSLSPALAQESSLQKQAQKLHALAGGEYCAPVEGGYVPDDAYSEWTFSYQPDWGDDAPEVEVTLIRIFCGAGAYNLQHAYYIQRQYEGLTPLPFAAPSVEAHYAEGDDIDSGLESLAVTGMKADLILVNSEFDPETRTITAHALWRGIGDASSTGIWQFKDGDFVLVRYEVDASYDGEVNPELVYEAP
- the folD gene encoding bifunctional methylenetetrahydrofolate dehydrogenase/methenyltetrahydrofolate cyclohydrolase FolD, producing the protein MTAKIIDGKLFAESLRGRIAGHVERLQREHGITPGLAVIIVGEDPASQVYVSNKAKQTAEVGMNSYKHELPADIQEAELLALIRQLNADLQVHGILVQLPLPRHIDPNKVIEAIDPAKDVDCFTPANVGKVQIGLPGPVSCTPLGCLMLLRDQLGSLEGKSAVIVGRSNLVGKPMMQLLLRDNCTVTVAHSRTRDLAAVVRQADIVVAAVGRPQMIKGDWIKPGAVVIDVGINRVPAPERGEGKTRLVGDVDTAAAAAIAAAITPVPGGVGPMTIACLLANTITTASLINGLAPPDDLTA
- the aqpZ gene encoding aquaporin Z, producing MIKRLSAEAFGTFWLVFGGCGAAVLAAGIPELGIGYAGVALAFGLTVLTMAYAVGHISGGHFNPAVSLGMAIAGRFAYKDLLPYWAAQVVGGILGAAVLFVIASGVADFTAGGFASNGYDALSPQGYGLVSVLVAEVVLTAFFLLIILGSTHGNAPTGFAPIAIGLGLTLIHLISIPVSNTSVNPARSIAAAIFADNGALGQVWLFILAPLAGAALGAIIWRTLLDRD
- a CDS encoding DUF4169 family protein, with product MAEIVNLRNFRKQKARAEKAAGAEANRLKFGRSKAEKQNEALEKARADQHIEGHKREE
- a CDS encoding GNAT family N-acetyltransferase, producing the protein MPGITIRKARISDAPRLADIAYRAWESGILPILIERDGMRERERRRLVRAVGEAWRYAIVAEIDDMVVGWCSRQRGRNYIPYLFVMPEIQGHGIGTLLLERMEIMLELEGAAHIHLETPADHVRAVHFYEKQGYRILALKPNGRSGHDPFASVHLEKRLQPYSGIVDEH